One part of the Thermanaeromonas sp. C210 genome encodes these proteins:
- a CDS encoding flippase, translating into MEIKGTLLARNTLFNFLGQVLPLLVGVVTIPFIVRGLGTERFGLLSLAWVILGYFSVFDLGLGRATTKYVAEALGKGETDRVPGLLWTTVTTQAVFGVAGGLTLALITPLLVERILNVPPGLVEEARTAFYVLALGVPVALISGSFAGALGAAQRFDLVNAVKVPASCLTFILPLVGLALGFHFPGIVGLILGARLVAMIAFLLLTLRVLPGLNHWVASFSLFLQLLSFGAWVTISSVISPILVYLDRLLVGSFLTMSDVAYYTAPYEVVTRLLIIPGSLATTLFPAFSAIQGIEDRTRLNFFLGGR; encoded by the coding sequence ATGGAAATTAAAGGAACCTTACTCGCCCGCAACACCTTATTCAATTTTTTGGGCCAGGTGTTGCCTTTACTGGTTGGAGTAGTTACTATCCCCTTCATTGTTCGTGGATTAGGTACAGAGCGATTTGGGTTGCTCTCGCTGGCATGGGTAATCCTGGGTTACTTTTCCGTTTTCGACCTGGGGCTGGGACGGGCCACTACAAAGTACGTGGCTGAGGCCTTGGGTAAAGGTGAAACGGACCGGGTGCCAGGACTCCTCTGGACCACCGTGACAACCCAGGCAGTTTTCGGTGTGGCGGGTGGGCTTACTCTAGCTCTCATAACTCCTTTATTAGTCGAACGGATATTGAATGTTCCCCCAGGTTTAGTGGAAGAAGCCAGAACTGCTTTTTACGTGCTTGCCCTTGGTGTTCCAGTAGCTTTAATTTCTGGTTCCTTTGCGGGGGCTTTAGGAGCTGCTCAGAGATTCGACCTGGTAAATGCCGTTAAGGTTCCTGCTAGTTGCTTGACCTTTATTCTTCCTCTGGTGGGGTTAGCCTTAGGGTTTCATTTTCCAGGTATTGTGGGTTTAATTCTCGGGGCGCGGTTAGTTGCCATGATTGCCTTTCTCCTTCTAACTCTTCGCGTCCTTCCAGGATTGAACCACTGGGTGGCGAGTTTTTCCCTTTTCCTGCAACTTTTGTCGTTTGGGGCATGGGTTACCATTTCTAGCGTAATAAGCCCTATTCTGGTCTATCTCGATCGACTGCTGGTCGGTTCGTTTTTGACTATGTCCGATGTTGCTTATTACACTGCACCTTATGAAGTTGTGACCCGTTTGCTCATAATTCCAGGAAGCCTTGCTACGACTCTGTTTCCGGCGTTTAGCGCCATCCAGGGGATTGAGGATAGGACGAGACTCAATTTTTTTTTGGGCGGTCGATAA
- a CDS encoding polysaccharide biosynthesis C-terminal domain-containing protein, producing MLGVFAHDALGLWLGSDFATESSRVLQILGIGVLFNSLAQIPYTLLQGVGRPDVPAKFHLLELPLYVGIAWFLINRWGITGAAASWALRVTLDAALLFGAAFQICRLSKSLLRANSVMVTFLAVVVLGAGIYTVRRLLICSPLVIQVLIVLGFLACFAWFCWCRILEQSEREGILKGIKP from the coding sequence GTGTTGGGTGTATTTGCCCATGACGCTCTCGGGCTGTGGTTAGGATCTGACTTTGCTACAGAGAGCAGTAGAGTGCTGCAAATTCTTGGAATAGGTGTCTTGTTCAATTCACTTGCTCAGATCCCTTACACACTGCTCCAAGGAGTGGGGCGGCCTGACGTTCCGGCGAAATTTCACCTGCTAGAGCTGCCCCTTTACGTTGGGATTGCATGGTTTTTGATTAATCGGTGGGGTATAACCGGGGCAGCAGCTTCATGGGCGCTAAGGGTAACTTTAGATGCAGCCCTGCTGTTCGGTGCCGCTTTTCAGATTTGCCGGTTATCAAAAAGTCTGCTGAGAGCAAATAGCGTGATGGTTACTTTTCTTGCTGTCGTTGTGCTTGGGGCAGGGATTTATACCGTAAGGAGATTGCTTATATGTTCACCGTTGGTAATTCAGGTACTTATAGTTCTGGGTTTTCTTGCCTGTTTTGCTTGGTTTTGCTGGTGTCGCATTTTAGAACAATCGGAACGCGAGGGAATTTTGAAGGGTATCAAGCCTTAG
- the rfbD gene encoding dTDP-4-dehydrorhamnose reductase: protein MRILILGAAGQLGSELCALLAPEHKLTTATRTEADVTDLEQLLALAKRTSPHVIINAAAYTDVDRAERERDRAFLVNALGARNAAIAAREVGAKLAHVSTDYVFDGGKEGPYLEFDPPNPINTYGASKLVGENLVKEQWFRFFIVRTAWLYGRTGKNFVKTILRLAREQKELRVVNDQRGTPTWAADLAHQLARLIETDSYGTYHCTAQGSCTWFEFALEILKGVGYEAREELDGAVQLIPPAGLPGPVTVRPVATEEFPRPARRPKNSVLENYMLKLQGLDVMPPWEEALAKFLGEIKEEGEKL from the coding sequence ATGCGTATTCTGATTCTTGGTGCTGCCGGTCAACTGGGTTCGGAGCTGTGCGCGCTTCTTGCGCCGGAGCACAAGTTGACTACTGCGACGCGGACTGAGGCCGATGTCACTGACCTTGAGCAGCTTTTGGCGCTGGCGAAGCGGACAAGCCCCCACGTGATTATCAATGCTGCGGCCTACACCGATGTGGACCGGGCGGAGAGGGAGCGGGACCGTGCTTTTCTCGTTAACGCCCTGGGAGCGCGGAACGCCGCCATCGCCGCCCGTGAGGTGGGGGCGAAGCTGGCGCACGTGAGCACCGATTACGTTTTCGACGGGGGGAAAGAGGGCCCTTACTTGGAGTTCGATCCCCCCAACCCCATCAACACCTACGGAGCTTCCAAGCTTGTGGGCGAAAATCTGGTAAAGGAGCAGTGGTTCAGGTTCTTCATCGTGCGTACGGCCTGGCTCTACGGACGGACCGGCAAGAATTTCGTCAAGACCATCCTGCGCCTGGCGAGGGAGCAGAAGGAGCTCCGGGTGGTGAACGACCAGCGGGGGACTCCGACTTGGGCAGCGGACCTTGCCCACCAGCTCGCGAGGCTCATCGAAACCGACAGTTACGGCACCTACCACTGCACCGCCCAGGGGAGCTGCACGTGGTTTGAATTCGCCCTGGAGATCCTCAAGGGTGTAGGTTACGAAGCTAGGGAAGAACTGGACGGGGCGGTCCAACTAATACCCCCCGCGGGGCTTCCGGGACCCGTGACTGTGAGGCCAGTGGCAACGGAAGAATTCCCCCGGCCGGCGCGGCGGCCTAAAAACTCTGTCTTGGAAAATTACATGCTCAAATTGCAGGGGCTCGACGTTATGCCTCCTTGGGAGGAGGCCCTGGCAAAGTTTTTGGGCGAAATCAAGGAAGAAGGGGAGAAGCTGTGA
- a CDS encoding glucose-1-phosphate thymidylyltransferase: MKGLVLAGGRGTRLRPLTYTMAKQLVPVANRPIIHYVMDQIAAVGIREVGVVIAPETGDQIQAALAENPWGLSFTFIVQDEPKGLAHAVMVARDYLGDEPFLMYLGDNLIGQSIESLVEEFRNSRPEALILLKPVEDPRMFGVAAVDGKGNVLRLVEKPKDPPSNLALVGIYLFSPAIHEAIGRIKPSFRGELEITDAIQELLDAGKRVRSHVLEGWWLDTGKKDDLLEANRVVLDELINRELSGEVDGESRIVGRVKVEVGARIERSTVRGPVVIGAGSVVRDAFIGPYTSVGRNCHIEGTALEHSVVLDGARLVNIERLEDSIIGRNAVVAGGKQNSKALRLMIGDDAEVNI, from the coding sequence GTGAAGGGTTTGGTTTTAGCTGGTGGCAGGGGCACGCGGCTGCGTCCTTTGACCTACACCATGGCCAAGCAGCTCGTCCCGGTGGCCAACCGGCCGATCATCCACTACGTGATGGATCAGATTGCTGCGGTAGGAATCAGAGAGGTGGGGGTGGTGATTGCCCCCGAAACGGGCGACCAGATCCAAGCGGCGCTGGCGGAAAACCCCTGGGGCCTTTCCTTTACCTTCATCGTTCAGGACGAGCCCAAAGGTCTGGCGCACGCCGTGATGGTGGCCCGGGACTACCTGGGTGACGAACCCTTTCTCATGTATTTGGGCGACAACCTCATCGGACAGAGCATCGAAAGCCTCGTCGAGGAGTTCCGAAATTCGCGCCCTGAGGCTTTGATCCTCCTGAAACCCGTTGAGGACCCCCGCATGTTCGGTGTGGCTGCAGTCGACGGAAAGGGCAACGTCCTGCGGTTGGTGGAGAAGCCCAAGGACCCGCCCTCCAACCTCGCCCTGGTGGGTATCTACCTCTTCTCGCCGGCGATCCACGAGGCTATCGGCAGGATCAAGCCTTCCTTCCGGGGGGAGCTGGAGATAACTGACGCCATCCAGGAGCTCCTTGATGCTGGCAAGAGGGTGCGGAGCCACGTCCTTGAGGGCTGGTGGCTTGACACAGGGAAAAAAGACGACCTTTTAGAGGCCAACCGTGTAGTCCTCGACGAGCTCATCAACAGGGAGCTTAGCGGCGAGGTGGATGGGGAAAGCAGGATCGTGGGGAGGGTGAAGGTGGAGGTAGGAGCCCGGATCGAGCGGAGCACGGTACGGGGGCCGGTGGTCATCGGCGCAGGAAGTGTCGTCCGCGATGCCTTCATCGGGCCTTACACCAGCGTGGGGCGCAACTGCCACATTGAAGGGACGGCCCTGGAGCACTCTGTGGTCCTGGACGGGGCGCGGCTGGTGAACATCGAGCGGCTGGAGGACAGCATCATTGGCAGAAACGCCGTGGTCGCCGGAGGGAAGCAGAACAGCAAAGCACTGCGCCTGATGATCGGAGATGACGCGGAGGTGAACATCTAG
- the rfbC gene encoding dTDP-4-dehydrorhamnose 3,5-epimerase yields the protein MPFRFTRLEIPEVVLIEPVVFPDERGFFLEAYKYSEFAAFGITERFLQDNHSRSRKGVLRGLHYQNPPKAQGKLIRVVVGEIFDVAVDIRKGSPTYGRWVGVRLSSENKRMLYIPPGFAHGFCVLSEAAEVLYKTTEEYAPECEAGIIWNDPDIRISWPVENPVLSPKDARWPPLKDAVNGFTYQGGGSS from the coding sequence ATGCCCTTCCGGTTTACGCGCCTGGAGATACCCGAAGTTGTTCTCATCGAGCCGGTGGTCTTCCCCGATGAGAGGGGCTTTTTCCTGGAAGCCTACAAGTATTCGGAATTCGCCGCCTTTGGCATCACCGAGCGCTTTCTTCAGGACAACCACTCCCGTTCGAGAAAAGGAGTGTTGAGAGGGCTGCACTATCAGAACCCTCCCAAGGCTCAGGGGAAGCTCATCCGGGTGGTTGTCGGCGAGATTTTCGACGTGGCCGTTGATATCCGGAAAGGTTCCCCGACCTACGGCAGGTGGGTTGGTGTCAGGCTTTCTTCCGAGAACAAGCGGATGCTCTACATTCCACCGGGGTTTGCCCACGGGTTTTGCGTGCTGAGCGAGGCGGCCGAGGTCCTCTACAAGACTACGGAGGAGTATGCTCCGGAGTGCGAGGCCGGCATCATCTGGAACGACCCCGACATCAGGATCAGCTGGCCGGTGGAGAACCCCGTCCTCTCTCCCAAAGACGCCAGGTGGCCGCCGCTCAAGGACGCCGTGAACGGTTTTACTTACCAGGGAGGAGGGTCTTCGTGA
- the rfbB gene encoding dTDP-glucose 4,6-dehydratase: MKLLVTGGCGFIGSNFVRYVLKERPEWEVVNLDKLTYAGNLANLRDVEIHPRYKFVQGDIADAGLVEELFAQEQPDVVVNFAAESHVDRSILDSTPFIETNVKGVQVLLEAARKYRVERFLQISTDEVYGSLGEEGYFSEEAPLRPNSPYAASKAAADLLCRAYYKAYGVPVVITRSSNNYGPYQFPEKLIPLMIRNALLGKELPVYGEGKQVRDWLFVEDNCRAIALVLEKGRTGEIYNIGGGCEKRNLEVVHSICRIVADVVRKPVEVILSLVKFIPDPRGSAHDFRYALDCSKIKYELGWQPSVDFEKGLRSTVDWYLRNQEWVESIITGEYYEFYRKVYGTSVSH, from the coding sequence GTGAAACTTCTGGTGACCGGAGGTTGCGGCTTCATCGGCAGCAACTTTGTCCGCTACGTGCTGAAGGAGCGCCCGGAATGGGAAGTGGTCAATTTAGATAAGCTCACCTACGCGGGCAACCTGGCTAATCTCAGGGATGTTGAAATACACCCCCGCTACAAGTTCGTCCAGGGAGACATTGCTGATGCTGGCCTGGTGGAAGAGCTTTTCGCCCAGGAGCAGCCTGATGTGGTGGTCAACTTTGCCGCTGAATCCCACGTGGACCGTAGCATCCTCGACTCCACCCCCTTTATCGAAACCAACGTCAAGGGGGTACAGGTGCTCCTCGAGGCGGCAAGGAAATACAGAGTGGAGCGGTTTCTTCAGATATCTACCGATGAAGTCTACGGCAGCCTCGGGGAGGAGGGCTACTTCAGTGAGGAAGCGCCCCTGCGCCCGAACTCCCCTTACGCCGCGAGCAAGGCGGCAGCGGACCTCCTCTGCCGGGCTTACTACAAGGCCTACGGCGTCCCTGTGGTGATTACCCGAAGTTCGAACAACTACGGGCCTTACCAGTTTCCTGAAAAGCTCATTCCCCTGATGATCCGCAACGCCTTGCTGGGCAAGGAGCTCCCGGTTTACGGCGAAGGGAAGCAGGTGCGCGACTGGCTCTTTGTCGAGGACAACTGCCGGGCCATCGCCCTGGTCCTGGAGAAGGGCCGGACCGGCGAGATCTACAACATTGGAGGAGGCTGCGAGAAGAGAAACCTAGAAGTAGTCCACAGCATCTGCCGGATTGTTGCTGATGTGGTTCGGAAACCAGTGGAGGTTATCTTAAGCCTGGTGAAGTTTATCCCAGATCCCCGGGGTAGTGCGCATGATTTTCGGTATGCTTTGGACTGTTCAAAAATTAAGTACGAGTTGGGATGGCAGCCGTCGGTTGATTTTGAAAAGGGGTTGCGGTCTACAGTTGACTGGTATCTTCGCAACCAGGAATGGGTGGAAAGCATAATTACAGGGGAGTACTACGAATTCTATCGAAAAGTATATGGAACAAGTGTTTCACATTAA
- a CDS encoding glycosyltransferase family 4 protein: MRIGFACAWDDPPERTWSYTPWNLFNAMKNKIEVVDFGPKIGRVQRLALKALYTKRRNNRWVSTWNRSSLWDFVCTRYIINKLKEHDVAAVLEIGDLAQLPVPFYLYQDLSYDVLERYYDKSHGVPGFPGLSIEIIRKRRDRQRKIYEQAAGVFAMSAWFASTLIKWTGLPPKKVHVVHAGINAAVEPKLVLQAKQRMGTRRGRLLFVGRDFWRKGGDLCVRALELLRREYSHHVTLTIAGPPNWPMPGPVPEGISFLGQVPIDQVGQLFEDHDLFVMPSRFEPFGIVFAEAIAHGLPCIGRNAFAMPEIITPGHNGELLEDDNIYDLAELIVKILENDKYYTAAQAESYRAAAYFSWNRVADDMIRVMAGP; the protein is encoded by the coding sequence ATGCGTATAGGATTTGCATGCGCTTGGGATGACCCTCCAGAGCGAACCTGGTCGTATACTCCTTGGAATCTTTTCAATGCCATGAAAAATAAAATAGAAGTTGTTGATTTTGGTCCGAAGATTGGGCGAGTGCAACGTTTGGCACTAAAGGCTTTGTATACGAAAAGGAGAAATAATCGGTGGGTTAGTACGTGGAACAGGTCTTCTCTTTGGGATTTTGTCTGTACTCGATACATAATTAATAAATTGAAGGAGCATGATGTAGCAGCTGTACTCGAGATTGGAGATTTAGCTCAATTGCCTGTTCCGTTTTATCTTTATCAAGACCTGAGTTATGATGTTTTGGAGCGTTACTATGATAAATCACACGGGGTTCCGGGTTTTCCTGGTCTTAGTATTGAGATTATTCGGAAGCGGCGAGATAGGCAACGAAAAATCTACGAGCAAGCAGCTGGTGTCTTTGCTATGAGTGCGTGGTTTGCCTCTACTTTGATTAAGTGGACTGGACTTCCCCCGAAGAAAGTTCATGTGGTCCACGCAGGAATTAATGCCGCAGTAGAGCCAAAGCTTGTACTGCAAGCGAAACAGAGGATGGGAACACGTAGGGGACGTCTACTTTTTGTTGGGAGGGATTTTTGGCGTAAGGGTGGCGATCTATGCGTGAGAGCGCTTGAGCTTTTGCGGAGGGAGTATAGTCATCATGTGACTCTCACAATAGCTGGTCCACCGAACTGGCCTATGCCTGGCCCGGTTCCAGAAGGGATCAGCTTTCTCGGGCAAGTACCAATAGATCAAGTTGGCCAACTTTTTGAGGATCATGATTTGTTTGTTATGCCTTCACGCTTTGAACCATTTGGTATTGTTTTTGCGGAAGCTATTGCTCACGGACTTCCCTGCATAGGAAGGAATGCATTCGCAATGCCTGAGATTATTACGCCTGGGCATAATGGAGAGCTTCTCGAAGACGATAACATATATGACCTCGCAGAGCTGATAGTAAAGATCCTTGAGAATGATAAATACTATACTGCGGCTCAGGCTGAAAGTTATCGCGCAGCTGCGTATTTTTCCTGGAATAGAGTAGCCGACGACATGATTCGAGTTATGGCAGGACCATAG